A stretch of Episyrphus balteatus chromosome 2, idEpiBalt1.1, whole genome shotgun sequence DNA encodes these proteins:
- the LOC129910649 gene encoding DC-STAMP domain-containing protein 2 → MSVKKFPWKSFLKYILFGYIIGLSITFTWFLYHFSKFEYLQRKSTLLVLAILLLYGFLLAFNKNIRCISTLILPILFSSKGRSVLIASAVVLAATGPTVNILSNVDILIESISCGQEQLKGALENMLDLVNRPLVTVKNAIKVSMAEIKKVLKRVEEVLLRIRSLTVDILEAIKKSFDWLGNVVSMCNKELGTPFDRCIKIADDAMTDCKEQMGILEDLCNVTEISRALCYSVKFIDVICELVDFVSDSIVATVTEKLQKFTDDIKNMFFASIKFDHEFNFKTVATKNLTTVGSDILTEIQNQMSEFFVLFSWVEFVGSFMVFLVVLKALLYKSKYLTSDHFDNQFITKDFISINNQREKMGMDCVLPLTRKERRKYVMITSLTLVRAEIFNMSRTILFLTISSIQLACICIADYSLFWLLSMINVYGQQEAGLDIPPFLTVNISGGGFTADIFKGIVHAFEPLKESYEIDPRPCLPIPSLPNFKRYWEIGGLIFTAWVCLILQPYGLRLRQVIMGVYYPDRSKQRALWLYNEILLRRTSFIKFARRQARNKLLEDGNVKDYSFLDWIRARTNQYWIFRKILGSGKLECCNICGSPLKGEESSVNCQQIGCNEMYCTECFEELNNICCLCQKPIDYGDLSDISEEKDSSDELEEIQVTQDQ, encoded by the exons ATGAGTGTCAAAAA atttcctTGGAAGTCTTTCCTTAAATATATCCTTTTCGGCTATATAATTGGACTATCAATTACATTCACTTGGTTTCTTTATCATTTCTCTAAATTTGAATATCTGCAGAGAAAATCAACTCTTCTAGTACTTGCAATACTTCTTCTATATGGATTTCTTTTggcatttaacaaaaatatcag ATGTATTTCAACACTCATTTTACCGATTTTATTCAGTTCAAAAGGTCGATCTGTTCTAATTGCTTCTGCAGTTGTTTTAGCGGCAACAGGACCAACtgtaaatattctaagtaacgTTGACATTCTTATAGAAAGTATATCTTGCGGTCAAGAACAATTAAAAGGAGCTTTAGAAAATATGTTGGATTTGGTTAATAGACCTTTGGTAACAGTAAAGAATGCAATTAAAGTTTCAATGGCGGAAATAAAAAAGGTTCTTAAGCGAGTTGAAGAAGTTCTTTTGAGAATTCGAAGTTTAACTGTTGATATTT TGGAAGCAATTAAAAAATCCTTCGACTGGCTTGGTAATGTCGTTAGTATGTGCAACAAGGAGCTAGGCACTCCATTTGATCGTTGCATAAAAATTGCAGATGATGCCATGACTGATTGTAAAGAACAAATGGGAATATTAGAAGATTTATGCAATGTTACGGAAATATCTCGTGCACTTTGCTACAGTGTCAAATTTATTGATGTTATCTGTGAGTTGGTAGACTTTGTTAGCGATTCAATTGTTGCAACCGTTACCGAAA AGCTTCAAAAATTTACCGATGAcattaaaaacatgttttttgcttcaataaaatttgatcatgaattcaattttaaaacagtGGCAACCAAGAATTTGACAACTGTTGGAAGTGACATTTTGACAGAAATACAAAATCAAATGTCTGAATTCTTTGTGCTCTTCAGTTGGGTGGAATTCGTTGGAAGTTTTATGGTGTTTCTTGTGGTACTGAA AGCATTGCTATACAAAAGCAAGTATTTGACAAGTGATCATTTTGATAATCAATTCATAACAAAAGATTTCATTTCAATCAACAACCAACGAGAGAAAATGGGAATGGATTGCGTTTTGCCTTTAACAAGAAAAGAACGCCGGAAATACGTCATG ATAACATCCCTGACATTGGTTCGTGCAGAAATATTCAACATGTCCCGTACGATTTTATTTCTTACGATATCATCAATTCAGTTGGCTTGCATCTGCATTGCCGACTACTCGTTGTTTTGGTTGTTGTCTATGATAAATGTCTATGGCCAACAGGAAGCTGGTTTGGATA ttcCGCCTTTTCTAACTGTCAACATTTCCGGTGGCGGTTTTACTGCAGATATATTCAAAGGTATTGTTCATGCTTTTGAACCTTTGAAGGAGAGCTATGAAATAGATCCAAGGCCTTGTTTACCGATACCtagtttgccaaattttaaaagatattgGGAAATAG GTGGTCTTATTTTTACTGCTTGGGTTTGTTTGATTTTACAACCTTACGGTTTGAGGCTTCGTCAAGTAATTATGGGTGTATATTATCCGGATCGGTCGAAACAGCGGGCATTGTGGCTCTACAATGAAATTTTACTAAGGAGAA CTAGCTTCATAAAATTCGCTAGACGTCAGGCAAGGAACAAGCTCCTCGAGGACGGAAATGTCAAAGATTATTCATTTCTGGATTGGATAAGAGCAAGAACTAATCA atattGGATATTTCGAAAAATACTTGGTTCTGGTAAATTAGAATGTTGCAATATCTGTGGAAGTCCATTGAAAGG AGAAGAATCATCTGTCAACTGTCAACAAATAGGATGCAATGAAATGTATTGCACAGAATGCTTTGAAGAATTGAATAATATTTGTTGTTTGTGTCAAAAGCCAATTGATTATGGTGATTTAAGTGACATTTCTGAAGAAAA aGATTCGTCAGATGAATTAGAGGAAATTCAAGTAACTCAAGACCAATAA